A single genomic interval of Mangifera indica cultivar Alphonso chromosome 5, CATAS_Mindica_2.1, whole genome shotgun sequence harbors:
- the LOC123215505 gene encoding clavaminate synthase-like protein At3g21360 has product MEFTCKDFKVGKCEGEKVVHGETMPLVLQPPAPDKSDLDSLLLALKTNKDWFEAMIIKNSAVLLRGFDVKNAQDFNEIVETFGWDDIRYVGPAPRTHIYKRVWTANEGPLSEFIYYHHEMVLIKEYPLKVILFCEVPPPEGGETPFVPSFRVTERMLEEFPEAVEELERKGLKYTFLAPGNNNTSSMRGRGWEDAFGTSDPQEAEKRAKALGMEIEWLPNGGVKTILGPRALTKVFDGRKGRRMWFNTLVGMYGKEISSATMADGTEIPENVVKRCEEIIEEESIQFKWQKGDVLFLDNLALLHGRRPSLPPRKVLVATCK; this is encoded by the exons ATGGAGTTTACTTGCAAGGATTTCAAGGTTGGAAAATGCGAAGGAGAAAAGGTGGTGCATGGCGAGACGATGCCGCTTGTGCTACAGCCACCAGCGCCCGACAAGAGCGACTTGGACTCACTTCTGTTGGCTCTCAAGACAAACAAAGACTGGTTTGAGGCgatgattataaaaaatagcgCAGTCCTTCTTCGAGGTTTCGATGTGAAAAATGCTCAAGATTTCAATGAGATCGTTGAAACCTTCGGCTGGGATGATATTCGTTACGTTGGTCCAGCGCCGAGAACCCATATTTATAAACGAGTGTGGACGGCCAATGAAGGGCCTCTCTCTGAGTTCATTTACTACCACCATGAGATGGTTTTG ATAAAGGAATATCCGTTAAAAGTGATTCTTTTCTGTGAGGTGCCACCGCCAGAAGGCGGAGAAACGCCCTTTGTTCCAAGCTTTAGAGTAACAGAACGTATGCTGGAAGAATTCCCAGAAGCTGTTGAGGAATTGGAGCGCAAAGGACTAAAATACACCTTCTTAGCTCCTGGCAATAATAATACTTCCTCCATGAGAGGTAGAGGATGGGAGGATGCTTTTGGTACATCAGATCCTCAAGAGGCTGAGAAGAG GGCTAAAGCTCTAGGGATGGAGATAGAGTGGCTACCAAATGGTGGAGTGAAGACAATATTGGGGCCGCGAGCGTTGACAAAGGTGTTCGATGGAAGAAAAGGGAGGAGGATGTGGTTCAACACTCTTGTAGGCATGTATGGGAAGGAGATAAGCTCAGCTACAATGGCAGATGGGACAGAGATACCTGAAAATGTAGTGAAGAGATGTGAAGAGATAATTGAAGAAGAGAGCATCCAGTTTAAGTGGCAGAAGGGTGATGTTCTTTTCTTGGATAACTTGGCTTTGCTCCATGGAAGAAGGCCCTCTCTGCCTCCAAGAAAAGTCCTAGTTGCCACATGCAAGTAG